The genomic window accgacaaattcaattgtaaacaggacgaattcaattgcaaaagcgacgaactcaattgcagaCAGCACGAATTCAGGGGTGGAttgggggggctttgggggctgaagccccccttcctatttaggctttacttgatcgatatgctgagtattataatgaaattttgtcttagcataattatatgatcactgataatacaaatactcataaaaccaccttataaacatctttccaaggtattatatatcagtggatttatgctaaagtttatgcaacaaggatccggatcagcattggaggtgtacaagatcgagatactctgatagtGCAGTCagccaactactctaatagaacattcactggaaacatgtagttggttctgttatggaagcagtttttccaaatctgcctgcacctatacatacaatgaagtgcattggtctgtttaaagggcttcattcatctacttgtgtagttaatatgtatggcaatgcttaattcaagtacacaatttccactgaaaatgctctcagattcaatcttgtattgttcaagtttcaaaattttccactttcaacattcttattctaacatgcacctattcagtgttgtgcaattgtgagaggggtgcatcatgtacttggttgtctgtacctacccaaaattttccattagcaaaatgcttctgagagccatacctataatctaaagacagtatgtaaaatatctacaggcagaaaatattatgaattttatatggaaatgtctccaaattacagtattttagcatctatttttcaaacattttctggggggggggggggcatgttcacacacctctacccaaaagattagtaccttgagttagcccccccttttataaatcctagatccgcccctggaatcCAATTGCCAAAGTCaccgaattcaactgcaaaaacctgtaatccAAAGCTTACTTACCTGGAAGTTTTTTTATGGCCATTATTTTGCTGTTTTTAGCAAACATAAGTTTTTGCTCATGCAGGTGTGAAAAGGCAAACAAataatacaaacatacatacatagatacAAACATACACATTGTTTTGGAAAAcagtttcagtaaaccaggcacatgtTCACAACCGGCTGTAGgaatgcgcctggtttaaaaattaatagtaaACAAACACTAAACTATATAGGAATTTTACTTTAAgtatggatcatagaaataagtaCTAAAACAGGGGAGATCACATCCACACCAACCTGGACCTACCCCTAATCCCCTGCTAGGTACTTTTAATCCCCACTACAGTCAAGGCTATAATATTAAGCAAAgtgtatgactgaagtaggaattaatgTGCATATTTTCTCAGGTACACTGGATGTATAATTGACCTCCCTTGTTAATTCATTTCTTTGATCTCTCATATTTTCTTTCTCATTGTACAACTTACATTGAACAGTAACACTAGTGTTCCTGACATCACTACCAGCACCATTACTAGCAAAACACTCATATAATCCTGTGTCTTCTCTGTTGGCATTTGTCAATGTCAAGTTTACACTAACACTCATCACATTTCCATTACCAATAAGAACACTAATGTTATCACTCACTGATACTCTATCACTTAAAATTCCATTAGTCCTACTCCACATTATTGTAGGTGGAGGATAACCAATAGCTTCACATATAATTTTAGTATTGTCTCCTTCTGCAATCACTGTAGTAGTGTTCTCCAATTGGGTAGTGATAGCTGGTGGAACTATGGTAATGATTTACAATATCAAATGCTGTAACTCGCTTCATTTTCTTGCAAAAAGGATTTGTAATAAATTTTTTCgtgtaaattatttttgtatgatttacgtgaatgactgctctattagagttgttcAATCTTTATAAATGTAAAAaatttcatgtaagaaattttcatacacgttttgcatacaaaaaattattttacaatgaaaaaaagcaaatcaCTGTGAGTTTGAAATGAGGATCAACACACATGATAGGTAACTATGCATATTATTGGATTATGTACAATAACACTTATCTTACTTGGACATTCCCGACGCTTAATACATACTCCTCCATCATGCAATACATTTCCATTACTACAGAAACATCCACTCTCACTAGTTGTATTACTACAATTATCAACAATTCTCAAGTCGGTACACGTTAGTTGAAAACCAGCCATTAGATATTCCATACCAGCCAAACAACCTGAAATGTGTTTAATACaattcaaaataattatttatttactgtGCAACCTCACCTAGGCGAGAGTCACTGCCAATAATATTGGTAGCATTACAAGTGTAAGTTCCCACATCAGATGatgttatattgtacactgttaGTTTGTTCTCAGCAGTAGTTGTGTTTATTGATCTAGACTCTATCCTGTACTTGCTTGTATCTGACACATCAATCATGACTTCATTAAAGAACCAACTGATGTTtggaactggttcaccagtagcttgacaTGTAAAATTTGCTACTTCGCTTCCTTCAGCAATGATCTCTGATAATATATGTGGAGCAACTGTTTAAAAAACCAAATATAGTAAAGAATGGTACTCCTTCGATCATAAGTGTGAATATACTGCACCGATTATTTCCCCTATAAAGTACTTATGCAATACTAGACAGCTACATGCAGTATATTAAGCTCTATAAATCTGAGTACAGATCAAATATAGAAATGAAAGGTAGTGATACATGTGAATACTAGTTTATTCCCTCTCATACTGCTTGTCACTAGAATAGCTGTGACTGAAGTGTGGTAGCTATATGTAACCAACCTCCCTTATGGTTGCACCTGAGGCAATTAGaagttttgaaatttgaaacTAGCATAGTGCTGTTAATAGCAATAAACATATTTcaaatattaaaaaaaattttcttATAATTCCAGTGGTCTGTGGTTTATTCTATCCTTAAATGGTAATGAATTCACCTTTTAATTCTGTatttcagaactaaatatttattGTGTCAAATGTGCTAATAAGGGTGATTTCCCAAAATtcagttacataatattatagtatagCTGCTGCTGCAGGTCATATGTATGTAGATAACCTTCCTTATGATTGCTACTCACATTTATAATCCTTAGAAAATTGAAGCATGGCCattgtttcttttgatgtggatATGCAATAGTTCACCAGTATAAAGGTTCTTATAACAacgctacttctaaaaactgagtgccatgcagcaaacaggaattaattaacagtgtacacaattttgggttttgctttgttgctacatacacatttgAATCACATTAATTTGTATTTTTTGATTGATGAAAAATTTCATAATTCTGCAATTACATTGCTAAGCACTGCTATGGAGGTGTATATACCTTGATCAACTAGTAATGTACAGAAGTGTCTTCTTAACTGTTCGTCTATAGCATTTGTTACACAAATTCTCCAGCCATAGCCTTatagctactcttcattttcattcacttATGTATGGGCATGCATCTTTTAAACTTGAAGGAATTTGTTATACCTTGTAGGCCAGGGGACCAGTTGTGTTGTTTATCAGCTATTTGACCTCCATAGAGTCTATTGAGAAAGGCCTTCACTGTGTCCTTATTGATGCATTTCACCCGTACTGTAAACTGGCATGCATTAACTGCCTTAAACCAAAGCTTACCTTcctggaagtttaatacaggctcttATGGCCTTTATTTCACTGTTTTTAGCAAAAAAAGTGTTGTTCACGTGGGTGTGGAGAGACAGACAAATatataaacatacatacatacatacaaactttttggaaaacaatattatttcagtaaaccaggcatgcacTCCAGCTGGCCTTTGGTCAGCTGTgggtgcacacctggtttaaaaattaatagtaaacaaacatgcgcaatggaattttaaatagATCACAGAAATAGTTActaaaacaagggagatcacatCCACACCAACCTGAACCTACCCATAACCATACTAGTGGACTTTTAATCCCCAATACAGTCATGGCTGCAATATTAAACAAATTAATCAAAGTGTATTATTGAAGTAAGAATTAATGAGCATATTATGTAAGGTACACTGGATGTATAATTGACCTCCCTTGGTTATTCAATGTTTTTTGTTTCTTTGATCTCTCTTATATTTCCTTCTCATTGTACAACTTACATTGAACAGTAACACTAGTGTTCCTGACATCTCTACCAGCACTATTACTAGCAGAACACTGATACAATCCTGTGTCTTCTCTGTTGGCATTTGTCAATGTCAAGTTTACACTAACACTCATCACATTTCCATTACCAATACTAACACTGGTGTTATCACTCACTGATACTCTATCACTTAAAGTTCCATTAGTCCTACTCCACATTATTGTAGGTGGAGGATAACCAATAGCTTCACATTTAATTATAGTATTGTCTCCTTCTATAATCACTGTAGTAGTGTTCTCCAATTGGGTAGTGATAGCTGGTGGAACTATGGTAGTGATTTACAATATCAAATGCTGTAACTCACTTTATTTTCTTGCAAAAAGTCTttgtaataaaatatttttgtgcaaaactTTTTttatatgatttacgtgaatgactgctctattagagtagttcgatctttatAATTGTAAAAAATTTCATGTAAGAACTTTTCATACatgttttgcatacgaaaattattttacaacaaaaaaagcaaattacggtgaGTTTGAAATGAGGATCAACACACATAATAGGTAACTATGCAATATCGGATTATGTATAATATACACTTATCTTACTTGGACATTCTCGATGATTAATACATACTCCATCATCCAATACATTTCCATTACTACAGAAACATCCACTCTCAGTAGTTGTATTACTACAATTATCAGCAATTCTTAAGTCGGTACAAGTTAGTTGAAGACCAGTCATTAGATATTCCATACCAGCCAAACAACCTGAAATGTGTTTAATACaattcaaaataattatttactgtGCAACCTCACCTAGGCGAGTGTCACTGCCAATAATATTGGAAGCATTACAAGTGTAAGTTCCCACATCAGATGATGTTACATTGTACACTGTTAGTTTGTTCTCAGCAGTAGTTGTGTTTATTGATCTAGACTCTATCCTGTACTTGCTTGTATCTGACACATCAATCATGACTTCATTAAAGAACCAACTGATGTTtggaactggttcaccagtagcttgacaTGTAAAATTTGCTACTTCGCTTCCTTCAGCAATGATCTCTGATAATATATGTGGAGCATCTGTTTAAAAAACCAAATATAGTAAAGAATCGTACTCCTTCTATCATAAGTGTAAATATATTGCACTGATTATTTCCCTTTAAAGTACTTATGTATGCAATACCagacagctacatacagtatattaagATCTATAAATATGAGTACAGAtcaaatatgtgaccgaattttggaaaatcatccatatgggtgcatttgacacctaaaatatttaatgctaAAATCACAAATTTTATAGTGctaatctacttgttgatgtgtttaagccattctcaataccttaaattacaagaaaattcttgaaatattttcaaaactgtgtcctgctcatattagcaacccactaaacacaaaaattctaattatttcacgcgcgcctatatggatgatttccaaaattcggtcacatatagaaATGAAAGGTAATGATACATGTGAATACTAGTTTATTCCCTCTCATACTGCTTGTCATTAGTATAGCTGTGACTGAAGTGCGGTAGCtggagaagcgaagaaataatttgagagcctcactaatgtataaaatatCTAATGACATGGTAATATTAATGTGTACCAACATtttagaccaagcaacaccacaactagaggtcaacatcaaagatttctgcagttgccaacaagggtagatgcttataagaactccttctttccttttacaataaaattatggaaccaactagatcatcatattatccaagctccatctcatgatttatttaataattatataaatttgtaaataagtagctaactacatatgtacgaatatactcatgattgagtttgtacattaacaaaatatagtatatatatatatatatatatatatatatatatagctatatgtgaccaacCTTTAGAAAATCACTCTTATGGTTGCACCTGAGACAATTAGAAGTTGTGAAATTTGAAACTACTGTAGCATGGTGTTGTTAATAGCAGTAAACATGTTACAAATATTTAAAAGATTTTTattacagtggcgtagccaagggtgggcatgggcgggcatttgcccaaccatcacagtttctttcccaaccatcacaaaacttttgcccaaccatcacaagtagctagtttaaaattcacgcgaggattcacagcagcacacaaaacaaccctTTTAATACTGTAAATCGTAAAAATGTACCTCATTTTTTGAGCCATGACTTCGAAGAAGCTAGGGATTgagatagatggtgtatca from Dysidea avara chromosome 2, odDysAvar1.4, whole genome shotgun sequence includes these protein-coding regions:
- the LOC136247734 gene encoding hemicentin-1-like, producing MEIEDTGLYQCSANNSVGNDVRNTSVTVQYAPHILSEIIAEGSEVANFTCQATGEPVPNISWFFNEVMIDVSDTSKYRIESRSINTTTAENKLTVYNVTSSDVGTYTCNASNIIGSDTRLGCLAGMEYLMTGLQLTCTDLRIADNCSNTTTESGCFCSNGNVLDDGVCINHRECPIPPAITTQLENTTTVIIEGDNTIIKCEAIGYPPPTIMWSRTNGTLSDRVSVSDNTSVSIGNGNVMSVSVNLTLTNANREDTGLYQCSASNSAGRDVRNTSVTVQFAPHILSEIIAEGSEVANFTCQATGEPVPNISWFFNEVMIDVSDTSKYRIESRSINTTTAENKLTVYNITSSDVGTYTCNATNIIGSDSRLGCLAGMEYLMAGFQLTCTDLRIVDNCSNTTSESGCFCSNGNVLHDGGVCIKRRECPIPPAITTQLENTTTVIAEGDNTKIICEAIGYPPPTIMWSRTNGILSDRVSVSDNISVLIGNGNVMSVSVNLTLTNANREDTGLYECFASNGAGSDVRNTSVTVQFAPQILSDIITEGRDVTNFTCQATGDPVPNISWFFNEVMIDVSDTNKYRIESRPINTSTTENTLTVYNITSSDVGTYTCNASNIIGSDTRLGCLAGMEYLMTGFQLTCTDLRSIDSCSNTTSESGCFCSNGNVLDDGVCISHLECPVPPVITTQLENTTTVITEGDNTTIECEAIGYPPPTIMWSRTNGTLSDRVSVSDSTSVRIGNGNVTSVSVNLTLQNANTEDTGLYQCSATNNVGTDVKNSNVTVQYDCDPNPCMNNGTCTDGINSFTCNCVDGF